A single Rhopalosiphum padi isolate XX-2018 chromosome 4, ASM2088224v1, whole genome shotgun sequence DNA region contains:
- the LOC132929201 gene encoding syntaxin-8, producing MALVFNDNDPWLIEHESCEKLYREIEGLLNVRELEHKSSEKYVLYSSQVRLRLKQFTDEVQQLSHKLRGLATSKAVTLDEEERRQRMIELLQSRNIILNQRFQNRNNSHTLERQELMRPSTSKAKKTEMPTTGWLDSDDDDYNDDKQPLLNEKALKQQQQYLLKEQDDGLNELASIVSRQKNIAITISSEVDLQNELVDDLLVKIDKTTAGIENETKEVVQILKKDSTRGLWVIIILLLIANVVVALS from the exons ATGGCTCTCGTGTTCAACGACAACGATCCATG gtTGATCGAACACGAATCATGTGAAAAACTATATAGAGAAATTGAAGGATTATTAAATGTGAGAGAATTAGAGCACAAGTCTTccgaaaaatatgttttgtattcATCACAAGTGCGGCTTAGGCTGAAACAGTTTACTGATGAAGTCCAACAGTTGTCTCATAAACTTAGAGGACTTGCAACATCTAAAGCTGT TACACTGGACGAAGAAGAACGACGTCAACGTATGATTGAACTACTCCAaagtagaaatattatattaaatcaacgTTTTCAAAatcg aaataatagtcATACACTAGAACGTCAGGAGTTGATGAGACCAAGTACTAGTAAGGCCAAAAAAACTGAAATGCCAACTACTGGTTGGCTGGACAGTGATGATGATGACTATAATGACGATAAACAACCATTACTTAATGAGAAAGCACTTAAACAGCAGCAACAGTACTTGCTCAAAG aacaAGACGATGGATTAAATGAATTGGCATCAATTGTTTctagacaaaaaaatattgctatCACCATAAGCAGTGAAGTCGATCTACAAAATG aactaGTTGATGACCTATTGGTAAAAATAGACAAAACAACAGCTGGAATTGAAAATGAGACCAAGGAAGTAGTccagatattaaaaaaagattcaACTCGAg gACTTTGGGTGATAATTATTCTTCTATTGATTGCAAATGTGGTGGTTGCTCTGTCGTGA